Proteins encoded within one genomic window of Coprococcus phoceensis:
- a CDS encoding RNA-binding S4 domain-containing protein, with product MEIIKLREEFIKLGQALKAAGLVESGVEAKEVIQDGLVKVNGEVDTRRGKKLYDGDIVSFDGTDIKIEK from the coding sequence ATGGAAATTATAAAATTAAGAGAAGAATTTATTAAACTTGGTCAGGCTTTGAAAGCGGCAGGACTTGTAGAATCCGGAGTGGAAGCAAAAGAAGTGATTCAGGACGGTCTTGTTAAAGTCAATGGAGAAGTCGACACAAGAAGAGGAAAGAAACTTTATGATGGCGACATCGTATCTTTTGATGGAACAGATATAAAGATTGAAAAATAG
- the recF gene encoding DNA replication/repair protein RecF (All proteins in this family for which functions are known are DNA-binding proteins that assist the filamentation of RecA onto DNA for the initiation of recombination or recombinational repair.) yields MIVKSLKLKNFRNYNLLNIEFDAATNIFCGDNAQGKTNILESIYLSGTTKSHRGTKDRDMIQFGHDEAHIETVVEKNGIPFQIDMHLKKNSPKGIAINKIPIRKASELFGIINIVFFSPEDLNIIKNGPAERRRFIDLELAQLDKLYLSDLSNYNRIINQRNKLLKDVYNRNDLLETLEIWDLQLIQYGNKIIERRKQFIGQVNEIISEVHKKLTGGREELKLYYEPGIGNLEFEKALLKNRERDIRMKSTSVGPHRDDICFMTNDLDIRKFGSQGQQRTAALSLKLSEIELVKEIIKDTPILLLDDVLSELDKHRQNYLLDSIRDVQTLITCTGLDDFVNHRFSINKILYVKQGEVKVLNESKI; encoded by the coding sequence ATGATAGTAAAGTCTTTAAAATTGAAAAATTTTAGAAATTATAATTTGTTAAACATAGAGTTTGATGCAGCTACCAATATTTTTTGTGGGGATAATGCACAGGGAAAGACTAACATTCTCGAATCCATCTATTTGTCGGGGACGACAAAGTCTCATCGCGGAACGAAGGACCGTGATATGATACAGTTTGGACATGATGAAGCTCATATCGAGACTGTAGTAGAAAAAAATGGAATTCCGTTTCAGATTGACATGCATTTAAAGAAAAACAGTCCGAAGGGAATTGCAATTAACAAAATACCAATTCGCAAGGCAAGTGAATTGTTTGGAATTATCAATATCGTGTTTTTCTCGCCGGAGGATTTGAATATTATCAAAAATGGACCGGCGGAGAGAAGACGTTTTATTGATTTGGAACTTGCACAGCTTGATAAATTATATCTCAGCGACCTGTCGAACTATAATCGAATCATTAATCAGAGAAATAAATTGCTAAAAGATGTCTATAACAGGAATGATCTGCTTGAGACCCTTGAAATATGGGATCTTCAGCTTATTCAGTATGGAAACAAGATTATTGAGAGACGAAAACAGTTTATCGGGCAGGTGAATGAGATTATCTCAGAAGTGCACAAGAAACTGACCGGTGGAAGAGAAGAATTAAAGCTTTATTACGAACCGGGAATTGGAAATTTAGAATTTGAAAAGGCACTTTTGAAAAACAGAGAGCGGGATATTCGAATGAAAAGTACTTCCGTCGGACCTCACAGAGATGATATTTGTTTCATGACAAATGATTTGGATATACGTAAATTTGGTTCTCAGGGGCAGCAAAGGACGGCGGCGTTATCATTGAAATTATCAGAGATTGAACTTGTAAAAGAGATTATAAAAGATACGCCAATATTATTATTGGATGATGTTTTGTCTGAATTGGACAAACACAGGCAAAACTATTTATTAGATAGCATTCGCGATGTACAGACTCTAATCACGTGTACAGGATTAGACGATTTTGTGAATCATCGTTTTTCTATAAATAAAATTTTATATGTAAAACAAGGAGAAGTAAAGGTTCTGAACGAATCGAAAATATAG
- the gyrB gene encoding DNA topoisomerase (ATP-hydrolyzing) subunit B, producing the protein MSAEYGADQIQILEGLEAVRKRPGMYIGSTSIRGLHHLVYEIVDNAVDEALAGYCDTIFVSINEDNSITVIDNGRGIPVGINHKAGLPAVEVVFTVLHAGGKFGGGGYKVSGGLHGVGASVVNALSEWLEVEIYNEGKVYKQRYERGKVVYKLKVIDECDAQKTGTKVTFLPDKEIFEETVFDYDTLKQRFREMAFLTKNLKIVLKDERPEEPIEKTFHYEGGIKEFVQYLNKSKTPLYEQIIYCEGEKDGVAVEVAMQHNDSYSDNTYGFVNNITTPEGGTHVVGFRNALTKTFNEYARKNKLLKDNEPNLSGEDIREGLTAIISVKIEDPQFEGQTKQKLGNSEARGAVDNIVSTQLEIFLEQNPNVAKMTVEKSVMAQRAREAARKARDLTRRKSALEGMSLPGKLADCSDKDPANCEIYIVEGDSAGGSAKTARDRATQAILPLRGKILNVEKARLDKIYANAEIKAMITAFGTGIHEDFDISKLRYHKIIIMTDADVDGAHISTLLLTFLYRFMPELIKEGYVYLAQPPLYKLEKNKKVWYAYSDEELNKILLEVGRDGNNKIQRYKGLGEMDAEQLWETTMDPEHRILLRVTMDEESTSELDLTFTTLMGDKVEPRREFIEENAKYVNNLDI; encoded by the coding sequence ATGAGTGCAGAATATGGTGCAGATCAAATCCAGATACTAGAAGGATTAGAAGCAGTAAGAAAAAGACCGGGAATGTATATTGGGAGTACCTCGATTAGAGGACTTCATCATTTGGTGTATGAGATTGTAGATAACGCAGTAGATGAAGCATTGGCGGGATATTGTGATACGATTTTCGTATCGATTAACGAAGATAATTCCATTACAGTTATTGACAATGGGCGTGGTATTCCGGTAGGAATCAATCACAAAGCAGGACTTCCGGCGGTAGAGGTTGTATTTACGGTACTGCATGCCGGAGGAAAATTTGGCGGTGGCGGATATAAAGTATCCGGAGGACTTCACGGGGTTGGTGCGTCTGTTGTAAATGCACTCTCTGAATGGCTTGAAGTTGAGATTTACAACGAAGGAAAAGTCTATAAGCAGAGATATGAGAGAGGCAAAGTAGTCTATAAATTAAAGGTTATAGATGAATGTGATGCACAAAAGACAGGAACAAAGGTTACATTTCTTCCAGACAAAGAGATTTTTGAGGAGACAGTGTTTGATTATGACACGTTGAAACAGCGTTTCCGTGAGATGGCATTTTTGACAAAAAATCTGAAGATTGTCCTGAAAGATGAAAGACCGGAAGAGCCGATTGAGAAGACTTTCCACTACGAAGGCGGAATTAAAGAGTTTGTGCAGTATCTGAATAAAAGTAAGACACCTCTTTATGAGCAGATTATTTACTGTGAAGGTGAAAAAGACGGTGTCGCAGTAGAGGTTGCAATGCAGCACAATGACTCTTACAGCGATAACACATATGGATTTGTAAATAACATTACGACACCGGAAGGCGGTACACATGTCGTTGGATTCCGAAATGCTTTGACAAAGACGTTCAATGAATATGCGAGAAAAAATAAATTATTAAAAGATAACGAGCCAAATCTTTCCGGAGAAGATATCCGAGAAGGTCTGACAGCGATCATCAGTGTAAAGATTGAAGATCCGCAGTTTGAAGGACAGACAAAACAAAAATTAGGAAACAGTGAGGCGCGCGGTGCGGTTGACAATATTGTTAGTACGCAGTTAGAGATTTTCTTAGAGCAGAATCCAAATGTAGCAAAGATGACAGTGGAGAAGTCTGTCATGGCTCAAAGGGCAAGAGAGGCAGCCAGAAAAGCGAGAGATCTGACAAGAAGAAAATCTGCGTTAGAAGGAATGTCGCTTCCGGGAAAGCTTGCGGACTGTTCTGATAAGGATCCTGCAAACTGTGAAATTTACATTGTAGAGGGTGACTCTGCCGGTGGTTCTGCAAAGACGGCCAGGGACAGAGCAACACAGGCTATCCTGCCGCTTCGTGGAAAAATCCTGAATGTGGAGAAAGCCAGATTAGATAAGATTTATGCCAATGCAGAGATTAAGGCGATGATAACTGCATTTGGAACTGGAATACATGAGGATTTTGACATTTCAAAGCTTCGTTATCATAAGATCATCATCATGACAGATGCCGATGTCGATGGAGCTCATATCAGTACGTTATTATTGACATTCCTGTATCGTTTTATGCCGGAGCTGATCAAAGAAGGTTATGTGTATTTGGCACAGCCTCCACTTTATAAGCTTGAAAAGAACAAAAAAGTATGGTATGCGTATAGTGATGAAGAGTTGAATAAGATTCTTTTGGAAGTTGGAAGAGATGGAAATAACAAGATTCAGCGTTACAAAGGTCTTGGGGAGATGGATGCAGAGCAGCTTTGGGAGACAACTATGGATCCGGAACACAGAATTTTACTTCGTGTGACAATGGACGAGGAATCTACATCGGAGTTAGACCTTACATTTACAACTTTGATGGGAGACAAGGTAGAACCGAGACGAGAATTTATCGAAGAGAACGCAAAATATGTAAATAACCTGGACATTTAG